The Plectropomus leopardus isolate mb unplaced genomic scaffold, YSFRI_Pleo_2.0 unplaced_scaffold20530, whole genome shotgun sequence nucleotide sequence CGATGTACGACTTCATGACAACAGATAACTTCACCTCCCACCGCCTGCCTCACCCCTGGTCCGGGACGGGTCAGGTGGTCTATAACGGGTCCATCTACTTCAACAAGTTCCAGAGTCACACCATCATCAAGTTCGACTTCAGCACGTCGCTCATCAGCCGCTCGCGGCAGCTGGACTTTGCGGGATACAACAACATGTACCATTACTCCTGGGGGGGGCACTCTGACATCGACCTCATGGTGGACGAAGGGGGGCTGTGGGCCGTCTATGCCACCAATCAGAACGCTGGAAACATCGTTCTTAGCCAGTTAAACCCAAACACTCTGCAGATCATCCGCAGCTGGACCACCAACCACCCGAAACGCAGCGCCGGCGAGGCCTTCATGATCTGTGGAACCCTGTACGTCACCAACGGGTACTCGGGCGGAACCAAAGTGTACTACGCCTATTCCACCAACTCGTCCACCTACGAGTACATCGACATCCCCCTGACCAACAAATACAGCCACCTGTCCATGCTGGACTACAACCCCCGAGACCGTGCGCTGTACGCCTGGAACAACGGCCACCAAGTCCTCTACAATGTCACTCTCTACCACATCATACAGTAACACGAGTCCTTTACGAGTCCTCTACAAAGTCACGCTCTACCACATCATACAGTAACACGAGTCCTCTACAACGTCACACTCTT carries:
- the LOC121965555 gene encoding noelin-like, with amino-acid sequence VWYMDGYHNNRFVREYQSMYDFMTTDNFTSHRLPHPWSGTGQVVYNGSIYFNKFQSHTIIKFDFSTSLISRSRQLDFAGYNNMYHYSWGGHSDIDLMVDEGGLWAVYATNQNAGNIVLSQLNPNTLQIIRSWTTNHPKRSAGEAFMICGTLYVTNGYSGGTKVYYAYSTNSSTYEYIDIPLTNKYSHLSMLDYNPRDRALYAWNNGHQVLYNVTLYHIIQ